In Cryptomeria japonica chromosome 10, Sugi_1.0, whole genome shotgun sequence, a genomic segment contains:
- the LOC131040480 gene encoding uncharacterized protein LOC131040480, protein MLKLPVNMRFLSIIFSIALLASALVLLGDSLGGYGFVWKGQLLKRDDTPKVFELHSGKVHMKITNWGATILSLSIPDSKGKLADVVLGFDTLTPYMNGSSPYFGALVGRVANRIKDAQFTINGSTYHLPASEGNNTLHGGIRGFDKVLWTAKEKKWGKYTSIQFTYHSHDGEQGFPGDLDVSATYTLGYNKLRLDMKAVARNKPTPVNLVQHTYWNLAGHNSGRDILGHSVKIWASKYTPTDKALIPTGQILPVKGTPLDFTKEVTVGSKINELPAGYDHNYVLNSKKNSKTGLRPAAQVKEKHSKRMLEVWTNAPGMQFYTSNALNIIGGKGGAVYKEHFGLCLETQNFPNAVNQPNFPSEIVYPGKVYKHTMVFKFSVHK, encoded by the exons ATGCTTAAGTTACCTGTGAATATGAGGTTTCTTTCAATTATATTTTCCATTGCCCTTCTGGCATCTGCACTCGTGTTGCTAGGAGACAGCTTGGGCGGATATGGATTTGTATGGAAAGGACAATTATTAAAGAGAGATGATACTCCAAAGGTGTTTGAATTACACAGTGGGAAGGTGCATATGAAGATAACCAATTGGGGAGCCACCATATTGTCTCTAAGCATCCCAGATTCCAAAG GGAAGTTAGCTGATGTAGTTCTGGGATTTGACACACTCACTCCATACATG AATGGGTCTTCTCCCTACTTTGGTGCACTTGTGGGGCGTGTAGCCAACAGAATCAAGGATGCCCAATTCACAATCAATGGAAGCACCTACCATTTGCCTGCCAGCGAAGGAAATAACACACTTCATG GAGGAATCAGGGGCTTTGACAAGGTGTTATGGACTGCCAAAGAAAAGAAATGGGGAAAATATACATCTATTCAGTTCACCTACCACAGCCATGATGGCGAACAAG GATTTCCAGGTGATCTTGATGTATCTGCCACATATACGCTTGGATACAATAAATTGAGGCTTGATATGAAGGCAGTGGCTAGGAATAAGCCTACCCCTGTAAACCTAGTCCAGCATACTTACTGGAACCTTGCAGGCCATAACAGTGGAAGGGACATTCTAGGGCATTCTGTGAAAATATGGGCTTCAAAATATACTCCAACTGATAAGGCCCTTATTCCCACAGGCCAGATTTTGCCTGTGAAAGGTACCCCTTTGGATTTTACCAAAGAAGTTACTGTTGGAAGCAAGATTAATGAGCTTCCTGCAGGATATGATCATAATTATGTTCTTAACAGTAAGAAGAATTCCAAGACTGGTCTGAGACCAGCTGCACAAGTTAAGGAGAAGCATAGTAAGAGAATGTTGGAGGTGTGGACAAATGCACCAGGCATGCAGTTTTATACCAGCAATGCTCTCAACATAATTGGGGGCAAAGGAGGGGCAGTCTACAAGGAACATTTTGGGTTGTGTTTAGAGACTCAAAACTTTCCTAATGCAGTCAATCAACCAAACTTTCCCTCTGAAATTGTATATCCTGGTAAAGTGTACAAGCATACAATGGTGTTTAAGTTTTCAGTGCATAAGTAG